In the genome of Nitrospinota bacterium, the window GTATTGGCGGTTATGGCAGGGTTGATTTCAGGGTAGATGAAAGCGGACGCCCATACGTGCTGGAAGTGAATACAAATCCATGCCTTTCGCCTGATGCCGGGTTTTTCGCGGCATCGGAAAGAAACAGGATGTCGTTTGAGGAAGTTCTAAAGAGAATAGTTGAAGATGCTTTTGCGTGCCATGAGAAGAGGCTCGCGGAAAGCGCGGGGTAGGTAATGATGAGGAAAAAAGCGAGGAAAAGCGTACCTGGCAAACACGCCGGACAGCATACCCTGATATCCTTTTTCAGTTTTAACGCGAGGGAAAATATCCATGCTGATGATGTGGAGAGAATACGACAGCTGGTAAGGGATGCGGTGGTATTTTCGGAAGAAGAGATAGATATCTCGGCAGAACTGGTTCGTGAAAGACTGGAAAAGGGGGTAGCGAGCGGATACTATTTCATAATGGGAGAACTGGAAAACCGTTTCTGCGGATATACCTGTTTCGGGCCGGTGCCGGCAAGCAAGGAGAGCTTTTCACTTTATTGGATAGTGCTTGAAAATTCATTCAGGAGCCAGGGGGTAGGGAAGAGGCTTCTTGATATCACAGAAAAAAGAGTGCTGGAGATGGGGGGGAGGAGGCTGTATGCCGAAACCTCATCAAGAGAGGTGTACGCACCCGCGAGAAAATTTTATCTTTCCAACGGTTTTGAGCAGGTAGCGTTGTTTGACCAGTACTACGCTCCAGATGATGATAAGATCGTATATCTGAAAATACTTGGAAAAGAGAAGAATCCCGATTGACATGCAATTCGGATATTATTGAATACTTCGAACCCAAGACTCTATAGCTGAAAATACCTTTCTCCGCTTTTCTGCATTGGTCATGAATTGTCCGCGCGAAACCTCTATCTGTATCCAGGGTATTTCTGAAAAGTGTTTCCTGATAATGTACCCGCCTGAAAAAGGATCGTTGATTAGAACATTTGTTTCGCCAAATTGTTTCCTGAAACAGTTTGCCATTTCCTCGATCCAATTAACAGGGCAGGTTCCATCTCCGTTACCAAGACAGATATGAGGTCGTGGAATGCCAGGGACGGCTGAATTCGGCGGGCTGGTTGCGAACATTGTGTGGCAGTCGATTCCGGCGGCAACGTTACGCGATAGTGCGGTCAGGCGTTCATGGTATGGGGTATGGTATTTTGCGATCACTTTGTTGATCAGCATTTCCGGAAGAGGAGCGTTGTATATGGGAGCATTCATGCAGGTTTTCGTTTTTACCACTCCGTCGTCCCTTATATCGTCCGGAGCCCTGTTGATATCTATAAATGCCCGGGCAATATCTGTCGTAACATATGATTCAACAGTGTCATTGAAGTTGAAAATTTCATCTGCCCCTTCGTCGCCGTCTTCGACAATTTGTTCGTGAGTGAGCAGGTTGTATTCCATTACCTCCTTTGGAACGGATGTTCCTGCATGAGGAAGGGATAATATCAGAGGCAGTTTCAAGATTCCGGCCCGCAGGCGGAGCCGTCCCGTCTAGGATCGGCAACACCGATAAAATTCTTTCCTTCACGCAATACCATCTGCACACACCCAAGGTAAAAGGAGTACGGCTCTTTCTCTATGACGGTATATCCATGTTTTTTAAGAGCGGAAATTACGTCATCTCTTATCCGGGAAGATTCAAGCGAAACATTTTTATCTATTGAGCAGTGCATGCGAGGCGCGCTTACCGCCTCAAGGGGGGAGCGGTTCTCCATGCGAAGCAGCACCTGAAGAATGGAGGAGGCTATGCGTTCACTTCCGGGAGAACCGATAGATACCCACGGGCGTTTTCCTTTGAAGATAATTGTTGGCGCCACGCTTGCCCATGGAACTGCGTTTGGTCGCAGGTAGTATGGATGGCCGATATCGTCGTATTCAAACGCGCTCATGTAGTTGTTGAATAGAAAACCGTATTCAGAGGAAATTTCGCAAGACCCGTAGACCCTTTCTATTGACTGCGTTAACGAAACTACATTTCCATTTTTGTCCATTACGGAGAGGTGCGTTGTTTCGCCGCTTGTGCGTATGCCTTTATAGATATTTTTTGAAACCTTTTCAGCGTATTCCACGCTTAACATCTTTTCCTGAACGACCTGGGGGAAGAAATCGGGATTTCTCGGCCGGTCATTCCGGTCGATGTTGCACTGTCTTATAACCTCGGCAAGAGCCAAGGCTCCTTCGGGTTTGTCCAGGTCTCGGAATTTTGCCGGAAGATGTGAAAAGAGATTGAGCATTTCTATCAGCACTCTCCCGGCGCCGGGAGGCGGAAATGTGATAACGCGCATCGCTCCAAATTTGGTTGATATAGGCTTTCTTTCAATAGGGAGCGGGATTTGAGCCAGATCATCCCTTCGGATAAATCCCCCATGTTTTATCATGTCATTCGCTATCGAACGGGCTATCTTCCCGCGGTAAAAGGTCTTTGAACCATGCTTTGAAAGTCTTTTCAGCGCTGTGGCAAGTTCAGGTTGTTTGAAAATATGCCCCGCAGGATATGCTTTCTGGCCGTTCCTTAAGAAGAGGGCGCCAGCCGATCCTTTCCTTAGATTTTTTATCTCCCTTTTTGTCAGTGCATGCTGTAGAGGGGATATCGGGTATCCGTCTATGGCTAGTGAAATGGCGGGCTGGAAAACATATTCGTGCGGGAGTTCGCCGTACCTTTTTTGGACATATTCAAGAACAGCAGGGGTGCTTGGCACGGTAGAAGCACGGAAACCGGTAATCAATTCCGATTTGGAAAAAGTGCCAGGTATAATTCTATGAGGTGCGCGCGACGAACCGTCAAGCGCGACTGTTTTTCCTGTCTTGCTGTTGTAAATGAGGATCATGGTCTGTCCGCCCAGACCGGACGCGTGAGGCTCGC includes:
- a CDS encoding GNAT family N-acetyltransferase, giving the protein MMRKKARKSVPGKHAGQHTLISFFSFNARENIHADDVERIRQLVRDAVVFSEEEIDISAELVRERLEKGVASGYYFIMGELENRFCGYTCFGPVPASKESFSLYWIVLENSFRSQGVGKRLLDITEKRVLEMGGRRLYAETSSREVYAPARKFYLSNGFEQVALFDQYYAPDDDKIVYLKILGKEKNPD
- a CDS encoding gamma-glutamyltransferase family protein; this translates as MTLKSHYVGDTEEFELNNSGIPKPQRISASPRGMVSSAHYLATKAGVEMLKKGGNAVDAAVATAYALGVCEPHASGLGGQTMILIYNSKTGKTVALDGSSRAPHRIIPGTFSKSELITGFRASTVPSTPAVLEYVQKRYGELPHEYVFQPAISLAIDGYPISPLQHALTKREIKNLRKGSAGALFLRNGQKAYPAGHIFKQPELATALKRLSKHGSKTFYRGKIARSIANDMIKHGGFIRRDDLAQIPLPIERKPISTKFGAMRVITFPPPGAGRVLIEMLNLFSHLPAKFRDLDKPEGALALAEVIRQCNIDRNDRPRNPDFFPQVVQEKMLSVEYAEKVSKNIYKGIRTSGETTHLSVMDKNGNVVSLTQSIERVYGSCEISSEYGFLFNNYMSAFEYDDIGHPYYLRPNAVPWASVAPTIIFKGKRPWVSIGSPGSERIASSILQVLLRMENRSPLEAVSAPRMHCSIDKNVSLESSRIRDDVISALKKHGYTVIEKEPYSFYLGCVQMVLREGKNFIGVADPRRDGSACGPES
- a CDS encoding N-formylglutamate amidohydrolase, which produces MKLPLILSLPHAGTSVPKEVMEYNLLTHEQIVEDGDEGADEIFNFNDTVESYVTTDIARAFIDINRAPDDIRDDGVVKTKTCMNAPIYNAPLPEMLINKVIAKYHTPYHERLTALSRNVAAGIDCHTMFATSPPNSAVPGIPRPHICLGNGDGTCPVNWIEEMANCFRKQFGETNVLINDPFSGGYIIRKHFSEIPWIQIEVSRGQFMTNAEKRRKVFSAIESWVRSIQ